From the Nitrobacter hamburgensis X14 genome, one window contains:
- the queC gene encoding 7-cyano-7-deazaguanine synthase QueC: protein MTDQPVSRTALVLFSGGQDSATCLAWALQRFAHVETLGFDYGQRHAIELDCRDALLAGMTSLRPDWAEKLGEGHTLAIPTLAEISDTALTRNVAIEMGEGGLPNTFVPGRNLVFLTFAAALAYRRGMTDIVGGMCETDYSGYPDCRDDTIKALQTALNLGMDKQFELHTPLMWLDKAATWALAHELGGAGLVDLIREHSHTCYLGERGARHDWGYGCGECPACRLRAKGWCEYVARAV from the coding sequence CCGGAGGACAAGACTCCGCGACCTGTCTGGCCTGGGCTCTGCAACGTTTTGCGCATGTTGAAACGCTGGGATTCGACTATGGCCAGCGCCACGCGATCGAACTCGACTGCCGCGACGCCTTGCTCGCGGGCATGACATCGCTGCGCCCAGACTGGGCGGAGAAACTCGGTGAGGGCCATACGCTTGCCATCCCGACGCTGGCGGAGATTTCCGATACCGCGCTGACCCGGAATGTCGCGATCGAAATGGGCGAGGGCGGACTGCCCAATACGTTCGTGCCCGGCCGCAATCTCGTGTTCCTGACCTTCGCGGCGGCGCTGGCCTACCGGCGCGGCATGACGGATATCGTCGGCGGCATGTGCGAGACCGATTATTCCGGCTATCCGGATTGCCGCGATGACACCATCAAGGCCTTGCAGACCGCGCTCAATCTCGGGATGGACAAACAGTTTGAATTGCACACGCCGCTGATGTGGCTCGACAAAGCGGCGACGTGGGCGCTTGCGCATGAACTCGGCGGGGCAGGGCTGGTCGATCTGATCCGCGAACACTCGCACACCTGTTATCTCGGCGAGCGCGGCGCGCGGCATGACTGGGGCTATGGTTGCGGCGAATGCCCGGCGTGCCGGTTGCGCGCAAAAGGCTGGTGCGAGTACGTGGCGCGGGCGGTTTGA